In Triticum aestivum cultivar Chinese Spring chromosome 5B, IWGSC CS RefSeq v2.1, whole genome shotgun sequence, the following proteins share a genomic window:
- the LOC123113057 gene encoding signal peptidase complex subunit 3B gives MHSFGHRANAVATFALTILAAMCFAASFSDSFNSPTPTASVKILNINWFQKEANANDEVSMTLNISADLSSLFTWNTKQVFVFVAAEYETPQNALNQVSLWDGIIPAKEHAKFLIHTTNKYRFIDQGSNLKGRDFNLTMHWHIMPKTGKMFADKIVMTGYQLPEQYR, from the exons atGCACTCCTTCGGGCACCGCGCGAACGCGGTGGCGACGTTCGCCCTGACGATACTGGCCGCCATGTGCTTCGCCGCCTCCTTCTCCGACAGCTTCAACTCCCCCACCCCCACCGCCTCCGTCAAG ATCCTCAACATCAACTGGTTCCAGAAGGAGGCCAACGCCAACGACGAG GTTAGCATGACGCTGAACATCTCCGCCGACCTTTCGTCGCTCTTCACGTGGAACACGAAACAG GTGTTCGTTTTCGTGGCAGCTGAGTATGAGACTCCACAAAATGCCCTGAATCAA GTCTCCCTTTGGGACGGAATCATACCGGCGAAGGAGCACGCCAAGTTCTTGATCCATACCACAAACAAGTACAGATTTATCGACCAG GGGAGCAACCTGAAGGGCAGGGACTTCAACCTGACGATGCACTGGCACATCATGCCCAAGACGGGCAAGATGTTCGCGGACAAGATCGTCATGACGGGGTACCAGCTCCCCGAGCAGTACAGATAG
- the LOC123113058 gene encoding protein PHOX1, whose amino-acid sequence MGKPSQKKNKRASSGAGDHHHGAGGKPGALERSGSKVLDGDDTIFAEMAQELREEGNKLFQRRDYERALLNYEKAVRLLPAGPSAALDAAYLHSNLAACYMQMSPPDHYRAINECNLALDASPKYSKALLKRARCFEALGRLDLAARDVDRVLAAEPGNLTALDVADRVRRTMEEKGFVVDGEAVMPTPEEVVAAAPKQQPKPRKKKGRKAAAKAAAAAVEEQGEEKAAEPVKEAEEPPRQVKLVFGEDIRWAQVPATCSMAQLREAVRGKFPGLKAVLVKYKDREGDLVTITNQDELKWAEDLTEPGSSLRLYVTEADPEHEPYVEDASSNPLDRNTHNASDNGSIRSNRQDEDRSTVTYIDDWIVQFARLFKNHVGVSSDEYLDLHEVSMKLYTDAIEDTITTDEAQEVFQLAEGNFQEMAALAFFHWGNVHMSRARKRLLLPEDSPKELVLEKVKEAYEWAKEEYKKAGKTYEEAVRAKPDFFEGFLALAHQQFEQAKLSWYYAIGTNADLDTWPSSEVLELFNRAEDNMEKGTEMWEEVEEQRLKNRSKPSQENAVLEKMGMEEYIKDVSTDDAAERASNMRSQINILWGMLLYERSVVEFKLGLPAWEDCLMAAIEKFKLGGASATNIAVLVKNHSANETAQDGLGFNVDEIVQAWNEMYDIKRWLRGAPSFRLEPLFRRRTPQLHMALEHI is encoded by the exons ATGGGGAAGCCGTCGCAGAAGAAGAATAAGAGGGCCTCCTCCGGCGCCGGGGACCACCACCATGGGGCCGGCGGCAAGCCGGGGGCGCTGGAGCGCTCGGGCtccaaggtgctcgacggcgacgACACCATTTTCGCGGAGATGGCGCAGGAGCTGCGGGAGGAGGGGAACAAGCTCTTCCAGCGCCGGGACTACGAGCGGGCCCTGCTCAACTACGAGAAGGCCGTCAGGCTGCTCCCCGCCGGGCCctccgccgccctcgacgccgcctaCCTCCACAGCAACCTCGCCGCCTGCTACATGCAGATGAGCCCTCCCGACCACTACCGCGCCATCAACGAGTGCAACCTCGCCCTCGACGCCTCCCCGAAGTACTCCAAGGCGCTGCTCAAGCGGGCCCGCTGCTTCGAGGCGCTCggccgcctcgacctcgccgcccggGATGTCGACAGGGTGCTGGCCGCCGAGCCTGGGAATCTGACGGCGCTCGACGTCGCCGACAGGGTCAGGCGGACCATGGAGGAGAAGGGGTTTGTTGTGGATGGGGAGGCCGTCATGCCCACGCCCGAGGAGgtggtcgccgccgcccccaagcagCAGCCGAAGCCcaggaagaagaaggggaggaaGGCGGCCGCCAAGGCCGCGGCTGCCGCCGTGGAGGAGCAGGGGGAGGAGAAGGCGGCCGAGCCTGTCAAGGAGGCTGAGGAGCCGCCCAGGCAGGTCAAGCTCGTGTTTGGCGAGGACATCCGGTGGGCTCAGGTGCCGGCGACCTGCAGCATGGCGCAGCTGCGGGAGGCCGTCCGCGGCAAGTTCCCCGGACTCAAGGCTGTTCTTGTCAAGTACAAGGACAGGGAGGGCGACCTTGTCACCATCACCAACCAGGACGAGCTCAAATGGGCCGAGGACTTGACTGAACCAGGGAGCTCGCTTCGGCTCTATGTCACTGAAGCTGATCCGGAGCATGAGCCTTATGTTGAGGATGCCAGTAGCAACCCGCTGGACAGAAATACGCACAACGCATCGGACAATGGAAGCatcagaagcaacaggcaggatgaGGACAGGAGCACCGTGACTTACATTGATGATTGGATTGTGCAGTTCGCACGCCTTTTCAAGAACCACGTCGGGGTCAGCTCCGACGAGTATCTGGACCTCCATGAGGTCAGTATGAAGCTGTATACTGATGCCATTGAAGACACGATTACTACCGACGAAGCCCAGGAGGTGTTTCAGCTCGCGGAGGGGAACTTTCAGGAGATGGCAGCGCTTGCGTTTTTCCACTGGGGTAATGTTCACATGTCTCGTGCTAGGAAGAGGCTGCTCTTACCGGAAGACTCTCCAAAGGAATTGGTGCTTGAGAAAGTCAAGGAAGCGTACGAGTGGGCAAAGGAAGagtacaagaaggccgggaagacaTACGAAGAAGCTGTAAGGGCCAAGCCGGACTTTTTTGAAGGTTTCCTTGCACTTGCACACCAACAGTTTGAGCAAGCAAAGCTGTCATGGTATTATGCTATCGGTACCAATGCGGATCTGGACACATGGCCTTCCTCTGAAGTCTTGGAGCTCTTCAATAGAGCTGAGGATAACATGGAGAAGGGTACAGAGATGTGGGAGGAAGTGGAAGAACAGCGCCTGAAGAATCGATCCAAACCTAGCCAGGAAAATGCTGTGCTAGAGAAGATGGGCATGGAGGAGTATATCAAAGATGTATCCACTGATGACGCTGCTGAACGGGCTTCCAATATGAGGTCTCAGATCAATATTCTCTGGGGTATGCTGCTTTATGAGCGCTCGGTTGTGGAGTTTAAATTAGGACTGCCAGCGTGGGAGGATTGTCTGATGGCAGCAATTGAGAAGTTTAAACTTGGAGGAGCTTCAGCTACAAACATTGCTGTGTTGGTGAAGAACCACTCTGCAAATGAAACTGCCCAAGATG GTTTGGGCTTCAACGTTGATGAAATTGTGCAAGCCTGGAATGAGATGTACGACATTAAACGGTGGCTGCGTGGTGCTCCATCCTTCCGTCTCGAGCCATTGTTTAGGCGGAGAACTCCGCAACTGCATATGGCATTGGAGCATATATAG
- the LOC123113059 gene encoding glycine-rich protein DOT1 isoform X1, which translates to MEEGVADAAPGEGMDGAVEEGHGAAPASSSGDHGGQEKGGHGGMKEDGPGAAPEGDHGGEVEGGQGAAPEGGQGAAPKQGNDDGATATDASTPAWLEGSIADWDTIHGFVRLHFLYIERVCFPVAKLFISEGWSPPAICIR; encoded by the exons ATGGAGGAGGGCGTGGCCGACGCTGCTCCGGGTGAAGGGATGGACGGCGCTGTGGAGGAAGGCCACGGCGCTGCACCGGCCTCGTCCTCGGGCGACCATGGCGGGCAGGAGAAGGGCGGCCATGGCGGGATGAAGGAGGACGGCCCAGGCGCGGCGCCAGAGGGCGACCATggaggggaggtggagggcgggcaAGGTGCTGCGCCGGAGGGCGGTCAAGGTGCGGCGCCGAAGCAGGGCAATGACGATGGTGCGACTGCCACAGATGCAAGTACTCCGGCATGGCTTGAAGG GTCAATTGCTGATTGGGATACAATACATGGATTTGTTCGGTTGCATTTTTTATACATCGAAAGAGTCTGCTTCCCGGTTGCGAAGCTATTCATTTCGGAGGGGTGGAGCCCGCCCGCGATTTGCATACGTTAG
- the LOC123113059 gene encoding glycine-rich protein DOT1 isoform X2, producing MEEGVADAAPGEGMDGAVEEGHGAAPASSSGDHGGQEKGGHGGMKEDGPGAAPEGDHGGEVEGGQGAAPEGGQGAAPKQGNDDGATATDASTPAWLEGMDPDSTYLLKINLLGNPKKVRKDIRCQKARKDIKLKK from the exons ATGGAGGAGGGCGTGGCCGACGCTGCTCCGGGTGAAGGGATGGACGGCGCTGTGGAGGAAGGCCACGGCGCTGCACCGGCCTCGTCCTCGGGCGACCATGGCGGGCAGGAGAAGGGCGGCCATGGCGGGATGAAGGAGGACGGCCCAGGCGCGGCGCCAGAGGGCGACCATggaggggaggtggagggcgggcaAGGTGCTGCGCCGGAGGGCGGTCAAGGTGCGGCGCCGAAGCAGGGCAATGACGATGGTGCGACTGCCACAGATGCAAGTACTCCGGCATGGCTTGAAGG GATGGATCCAGACTCAACTTATTTACTGAAAATCAACTTGCTTGGCAACCCCAAAAAAGTTAGGAAGGACATCAGATGTCAAAAAGCTAGGAAGGATATCAAATTGAAGAAGTGA